A single genomic interval of Fibrobacter sp. UWB13 harbors:
- a CDS encoding CDP-glycerol glycerophosphotransferase family protein, whose protein sequence is MTFREHLKNNAIIVFLYWLPIRLFLKIASFFPLQNKIVFDNFCGRGLGDDPKYILLQLINDGVKVKYIWLVNDLSEKVPPEVKKVKYGSWQATYHFLTAKIWVDNVKNVVKPPKRRKQFYLQTWHGSFANKKVEKDAEEYLNKEYIKISQEDSSKIDLMYSNNDFKINLFKNSFWYKGPVIRSDSPQLSILINRQEKLKESIFSQFNINLKNKVVIYAPTFRKASSISAYKWDYHHILQILNKKFNADFSFLIRLHPNISNQEQLHWGEDIINVTDYPDMDELMAISDVMITDFSGVAYDMALVQKPVFSFAQDYDDYIKNDRPQYFEASELPFSFARNLLELEENIRNFNEKSYQDNLCAFFNKIGMRDSGKGAQSIAKIILEKLK, encoded by the coding sequence ATGACTTTCCGCGAACATTTAAAAAACAACGCTATAATTGTTTTCCTTTACTGGTTGCCCATACGACTATTTCTTAAAATCGCCAGTTTTTTTCCGTTGCAAAACAAAATTGTTTTTGATAACTTTTGCGGAAGAGGACTTGGAGACGACCCGAAATACATTCTTTTGCAACTCATAAACGATGGTGTTAAAGTAAAATACATTTGGCTTGTTAACGATTTATCAGAAAAAGTTCCCCCTGAAGTAAAAAAAGTCAAATATGGATCGTGGCAAGCAACATATCACTTTTTAACAGCCAAAATATGGGTTGACAATGTCAAAAACGTAGTAAAGCCTCCCAAAAGACGGAAACAATTTTATTTGCAAACGTGGCATGGATCCTTCGCAAATAAAAAAGTTGAAAAGGATGCAGAAGAATATTTAAACAAAGAATACATAAAAATCTCTCAAGAGGACAGTTCAAAAATTGATTTAATGTACTCTAACAACGATTTTAAAATCAATTTGTTCAAAAATTCCTTTTGGTATAAAGGACCTGTCATAAGATCAGATTCTCCTCAATTATCCATTTTAATAAACAGACAAGAGAAATTAAAAGAATCCATTTTTTCGCAGTTCAATATCAATTTAAAGAACAAAGTTGTAATATACGCGCCAACATTTAGAAAAGCATCTAGCATTTCAGCCTACAAATGGGACTATCATCATATTCTGCAAATTCTAAACAAAAAATTCAATGCAGATTTTTCCTTTCTTATACGATTACATCCAAATATTTCAAATCAAGAACAGCTTCACTGGGGAGAAGACATCATAAATGTAACTGATTATCCCGATATGGATGAACTTATGGCCATTTCTGATGTAATGATAACAGATTTTTCAGGAGTCGCATATGATATGGCTCTTGTTCAAAAACCAGTATTTTCATTTGCTCAAGATTATGACGATTATATAAAAAATGATCGGCCTCAATATTTCGAAGCATCAGAATTACCATTTTCCTTCGCTAGAAACCTGCTAGAATTAGAAGAAAACATTCGTAATTTTAATGAGAAGTCATATCAAGACAATCTTTGTGCATTTTTTAATAAAATTGGAATGAGAGATTCAGGTAAGGGAGCACAAAGTATTGCAAAAATCATTCTGGAGAAATTAAAATAA
- a CDS encoding adenylyltransferase/cytidyltransferase family protein, giving the protein MKRIFTVGVFDILHIGHLLLFKNARNLGDYLIVAIQESDFVKKYKPQAKLIYNTDERIFMVKSITYVNEVITYKDVDEIIKEVNFDVFAIGPDQNHSGFQSAIDWCKKNGKDVVILPRTEGVSSSTLREYLKDK; this is encoded by the coding sequence ATGAAACGTATTTTCACAGTCGGCGTTTTCGACATTCTACATATCGGGCATTTGCTTCTATTCAAAAACGCCCGTAATTTAGGTGATTATCTTATCGTTGCCATTCAGGAATCCGACTTTGTAAAAAAATACAAGCCACAAGCAAAATTAATTTATAATACCGATGAACGAATATTCATGGTCAAATCTATTACATACGTAAACGAAGTCATAACATACAAAGATGTAGACGAAATCATAAAAGAAGTCAATTTCGACGTTTTTGCAATCGGTCCAGACCAGAATCATTCAGGATTTCAATCTGCAATAGACTGGTGCAAAAAAAATGGAAAAGATGTAGTAATATTACCTCGAACAGAAGGGGTTTCGTCATCAACTTTACGAGAGTATCTAAAAGATAAATAA
- a CDS encoding glycosyltransferase, which translates to MIFPLVSIIVPIYKVELYLRRCLDSIVNQTYTNLEIILVDDGSPDSCPQICDDYAAKDKRIVVIHKENGGLSDARNAGLDICKGEYISFIDSDDYVDRDYIESLIEPTKKGSYDFIIADYQSSNEKKNSTHLSCKDGPIQDNLTIIRIYCSQQYPPSAWAKLYKFSFLKENQFHFQKELLFEDQLWSCTLARFAKNIYIIHKQIYHYTTRTDSIMLSRDIGFSKRLSSWCFILAQEEKILSSYQESLRREISSFFTIKITEVLTTANRNRPQFHKAFQAITQSMNKKIISHWINQAKGLYKIYFFTLSLLPSKLQEEIMYFHLRNRA; encoded by the coding sequence ATGATTTTTCCTCTTGTTTCCATCATAGTTCCCATCTACAAGGTCGAGCTCTACCTTCGACGTTGCTTAGACAGCATCGTCAACCAAACATATACCAATTTGGAAATTATCTTAGTAGATGACGGCTCTCCCGACAGTTGTCCGCAAATTTGCGACGATTATGCAGCAAAAGATAAACGCATTGTTGTCATTCATAAAGAAAATGGCGGGTTATCGGATGCAAGAAACGCCGGGTTGGATATATGCAAAGGCGAATACATTTCATTTATAGATAGTGATGATTACGTAGACCGAGATTATATTGAAAGCCTTATCGAACCAACAAAAAAAGGCTCATACGATTTTATTATTGCGGACTATCAGTCTTCTAATGAAAAAAAAAATTCTACACATCTGTCATGCAAAGATGGTCCAATCCAAGACAATCTCACAATAATTCGCATCTATTGCAGCCAACAATATCCACCAAGTGCATGGGCTAAGCTATACAAGTTTTCGTTTCTGAAAGAAAATCAATTCCATTTTCAAAAAGAACTTCTATTTGAAGATCAATTATGGAGTTGCACTTTAGCCCGTTTCGCAAAAAACATCTACATCATCCACAAGCAAATTTATCATTACACCACACGAACCGATTCCATCATGCTATCCAGAGATATCGGCTTTTCAAAAAGACTTTCCTCATGGTGTTTTATTCTGGCTCAGGAAGAGAAAATTCTTTCTTCTTATCAGGAATCATTAAGAAGAGAAATCAGTTCCTTTTTCACAATCAAAATCACTGAAGTCCTAACAACAGCAAATAGAAATAGACCTCAATTTCACAAAGCATTCCAAGCAATAACCCAATCAATGAATAAAAAGATTATTTCACATTGGATTAATCAAGCGAAAGGACTTTACAAAATTTATTTCTTTACATTATCGCTTTTGCCATCTAAATTGCAAGAAGAAATAATGTACTTTCATCTCAGGAATAGAGCATGA
- a CDS encoding glycosyltransferase family 2 protein translates to MITQPLISIIVPIYKVELYLRQCLDSIVKQTYTNLEIILVDDGSPDGCPQICDEYAVKDKRFVVIHKKNGGLSDARNAGLDICKGDYIYFLDSDDIIPSQCISTLLKIIIQEKAEIASSSYKEFSDKEPYLVLPNQNTSYITINGSEALILLCRDNTPGIMSSCMKIYKRECFNGIRFPLGKLYEDAHINYKIYHICKKICYTSTPLYYYRLRKESIMASTTCPIYDLEALENRYVFLKKHNEPAAQYCIEQLCWDFLTASVQPPNFFKDNFILSPQDALKKFKTYASDLPQAHHIMWLHKFFLKCFYIFPQLYPFLFKLSPWHIRKPFQRGLKND, encoded by the coding sequence ATGATTACACAGCCATTAATATCCATCATTGTTCCTATTTACAAGGTCGAGTTATATTTACGGCAATGCTTGGATAGCATAGTCAAACAGACTTACACCAATTTGGAAATCATCTTGGTGGACGACGGTTCCCCAGATGGTTGTCCGCAAATCTGTGATGAATATGCCGTCAAAGACAAACGTTTCGTAGTTATACACAAAAAGAACGGGGGACTATCTGACGCAAGGAATGCTGGACTTGATATATGCAAAGGCGACTATATCTATTTTTTAGACAGTGACGACATAATCCCATCACAATGTATCAGCACACTTTTAAAAATAATCATTCAGGAAAAAGCCGAAATAGCATCATCTTCTTACAAGGAATTTTCAGACAAGGAGCCATATTTAGTTCTACCAAATCAAAACACTTCATACATCACAATAAACGGCAGCGAAGCCCTTATTTTACTATGCAGAGACAACACGCCCGGCATCATGTCATCATGCATGAAAATTTACAAAAGAGAATGTTTTAATGGTATACGTTTTCCTTTGGGAAAACTCTACGAAGATGCGCATATAAATTACAAAATCTACCACATATGTAAAAAAATTTGCTATACCAGCACACCCCTATATTATTATAGACTACGCAAAGAAAGCATAATGGCAAGCACCACATGCCCCATATATGATTTAGAAGCCCTAGAAAATCGTTATGTTTTTTTAAAAAAACATAACGAACCCGCAGCACAATACTGTATTGAGCAATTATGTTGGGACTTTCTCACAGCATCCGTGCAACCCCCTAATTTTTTCAAAGACAATTTCATTTTATCACCTCAAGACGCTCTAAAAAAATTTAAAACATACGCTTCTGATTTACCGCAAGCCCACCACATTATGTGGCTTCACAAATTTTTTCTAAAATGTTTTTACATTTTCCCGCAACTATATCCATTTTTATTCAAACTATCGCCTTGGCATATAAGAAAGCCCTTTCAACGAGGCCTAAAAAATGATTAA
- a CDS encoding glycosyltransferase encodes MIKISVIVPIYKVPLEYLRNCFDSLIVQTMQECEFILVSDGAPEAECSICETYSLKDSRFIFFNREHAGVSATRNFGIEQAQGEYITFVDSDDWIEKETYSLAYNYAKENDSDIVLWDQCHFFEKNKICGKYQNESIKKMTYAQKNTLIEDSIFTKSIDQSSAAMVTCKLFRKSLINNHNIRYNSDLIISEDRLFNITSYTHSNNISYFNSALYHYRIHPNSLAHKYTPKAFEEYIAFIEHFPQEIKDNYLRSISSEIIRCFFLSWNNCYMHRKNLSPFKERMREIIENTKTSQFRQAICYYDTNNFSKIIQLELFLIKHNIYLLIYLHGIKSLLKNIFSK; translated from the coding sequence ATGATTAAAATTTCCGTCATTGTTCCTATTTATAAAGTACCGTTAGAATATTTACGGAACTGTTTTGACTCCTTAATCGTCCAAACAATGCAAGAATGTGAATTCATCTTGGTCTCAGATGGCGCTCCTGAAGCAGAATGTTCCATCTGTGAAACATACTCTCTCAAAGATTCTAGATTTATATTTTTTAATCGGGAACATGCAGGTGTCTCAGCCACCAGAAACTTTGGAATAGAACAAGCGCAGGGAGAATACATTACCTTCGTTGACTCTGACGATTGGATTGAAAAAGAAACCTATTCTTTGGCATATAATTACGCCAAAGAAAATGACAGCGACATCGTCTTATGGGATCAATGTCATTTTTTCGAAAAAAATAAAATTTGCGGAAAATACCAAAACGAATCCATAAAAAAAATGACTTATGCACAAAAAAACACATTAATTGAGGACTCCATTTTCACAAAAAGCATTGACCAATCTTCGGCAGCAATGGTCACATGCAAACTATTCCGCAAAAGTCTCATAAACAACCACAACATCCGCTACAATTCTGATTTAATCATTAGCGAAGACCGTCTTTTTAACATAACATCCTACACACATTCAAACAATATTTCTTATTTCAACAGTGCTCTCTACCACTACAGAATTCATCCCAATTCATTGGCACATAAATATACGCCTAAAGCATTTGAAGAATACATAGCGTTTATTGAGCATTTCCCACAAGAAATAAAAGACAACTATCTAAGATCTATAAGTTCTGAAATCATTCGTTGTTTCTTTTTAAGTTGGAACAACTGCTATATGCACCGTAAAAATCTTTCGCCGTTTAAAGAAAGAATGCGTGAGATTATCGAGAATACAAAGACATCACAATTCAGGCAAGCAATTTGCTATTATGACACTAATAATTTTTCAAAAATCATACAATTAGAATTATTCCTAATTAAGCACAATATCTACTTATTAATTTACTTACACGGAATAAAGTCTTTATTAAAAAACATTTTTAGTAAATAA
- a CDS encoding glycosyltransferase family 2 protein produces MIISIALATYNGSRFLREQLDSILGQSISNFEVVICDDSSTDNTLQILQEYASKDSRFRIFQNQQNLGFKKNFQHILSICKGDFIAFCDQDDIWEPNHLEVLINNIENNDCIGANSLIIDENGISQRKTLLEYWPIHIMPKDAEQLFQHELYSNVIQGTASLIRVSLAKCALPFPDSIKYHDYWFALIAGLNGKCKYIKDVVLKYRRHSSNASGYQEFSILKAIKDLYRFSKDRKGFYGDSINLLQNLQAQKDIPPQSQQVIADALKFYTNLSENKNRLSTLWFYIKNYETITLSKKSIWQLFLYRCLGILFFGIKG; encoded by the coding sequence ATGATCATTTCCATCGCACTAGCCACATACAACGGTTCCAGATTTCTTCGAGAACAACTTGATTCAATTCTTGGGCAATCGATAAGTAACTTCGAAGTTGTCATTTGCGACGACAGTTCGACAGACAACACTCTTCAAATTTTACAGGAATACGCAAGCAAGGATTCCCGTTTTAGAATTTTTCAAAATCAACAAAATCTTGGCTTCAAAAAAAATTTTCAACACATTCTTTCGATTTGCAAAGGTGATTTCATTGCTTTTTGCGATCAAGATGACATTTGGGAACCAAACCATTTAGAAGTTCTCATCAACAATATCGAAAACAACGATTGCATCGGAGCAAATTCCCTCATTATCGACGAGAATGGCATATCTCAAAGAAAGACGCTTTTAGAATATTGGCCTATACACATTATGCCAAAAGATGCTGAGCAGCTATTTCAACATGAGTTGTACTCAAATGTCATTCAAGGTACCGCTTCATTAATTCGAGTCTCCTTAGCAAAATGCGCATTACCATTTCCAGATAGTATCAAGTATCACGACTACTGGTTTGCTCTTATAGCAGGGCTCAATGGAAAGTGCAAATACATAAAAGACGTTGTTTTAAAATATAGGCGTCATTCAAGCAATGCTTCAGGCTATCAAGAATTTTCCATCTTAAAGGCTATCAAAGACTTATATCGATTTTCAAAAGACAGAAAAGGCTTCTATGGCGACAGCATAAATCTACTACAAAACTTGCAGGCACAAAAGGATATACCTCCCCAAAGTCAACAAGTAATAGCAGATGCACTCAAATTCTACACCAACCTTTCCGAAAACAAGAATAGGCTTTCAACACTTTGGTTCTATATAAAGAACTACGAAACAATAACACTTTCTAAAAAATCCATCTGGCAATTATTCTTATACCGTTGTTTGGGCATTCTCTTTTTCGGAATCAAAGGATGA
- a CDS encoding glycosyltransferase family 2 protein: MPKISCVILNYNDVSTTIKLVERIKNYTIIDFLVVVDNCSTDDSWSLLQCCKNDKVHVIQSPKNGGYGAGNNLGLHYSSDVLNVDYSIIANPDVFFDEDCVEKFLKTFLDEQSVAVVSARQSNSPDCAWKNCTTLQYVLATSLFFEVWLKIRSYPKKYFKDKESVTVFAVPGSLLMVDLKKMLKYGMYDEEFFLYYEEPVLAHKFDDAGLKTVLRLDCSYQHNHHVSISKTYRRWSQQHAVLLKSADLFLRKYKKANALQMTFAKLWFAYTKLEFWLYDLFCVFKSSFDSEKENAQTTV; this comes from the coding sequence ATGCCAAAGATTTCTTGTGTCATATTGAACTATAACGATGTTTCTACTACAATAAAATTGGTAGAACGTATAAAAAATTATACTATTATTGATTTTTTGGTTGTTGTTGATAATTGCTCGACGGATGATTCTTGGAGCCTGCTGCAGTGTTGTAAAAACGATAAAGTTCATGTGATACAATCGCCTAAAAATGGTGGGTATGGGGCTGGAAATAATTTAGGTCTACATTATTCGTCTGATGTTTTAAACGTCGATTATTCGATTATTGCGAATCCAGACGTGTTTTTTGATGAAGATTGCGTAGAAAAATTTCTGAAGACCTTTTTAGATGAGCAATCTGTTGCTGTTGTTTCTGCTCGACAGTCAAATTCTCCGGATTGTGCTTGGAAAAATTGCACAACTTTGCAATATGTACTTGCGACTAGCTTGTTTTTTGAGGTCTGGCTAAAGATACGTTCCTATCCAAAGAAATATTTTAAGGATAAAGAGTCTGTTACCGTATTTGCGGTTCCTGGCTCATTGTTGATGGTTGATTTGAAAAAAATGCTAAAGTATGGCATGTATGACGAAGAATTCTTTCTCTATTATGAGGAACCAGTTCTAGCACATAAATTTGATGATGCCGGCTTGAAAACTGTTTTACGATTAGATTGCTCCTATCAGCATAATCATCATGTCAGTATTTCCAAAACATATCGGCGCTGGTCGCAACAACATGCCGTTCTTTTAAAAAGTGCAGATTTATTTTTAAGAAAGTACAAAAAAGCGAATGCTTTGCAAATGACATTCGCTAAATTGTGGTTCGCGTATACGAAATTAGAATTTTGGCTTTATGATTTGTTTTGTGTGTTTAAATCATCCTTTGATTCCGAAAAAGAGAATGCCCAAACAACGGTATAA
- a CDS encoding glycosyltransferase family 2 protein, with translation MAVEKTPLVSVVIPVYNAFATLNKCVDSLRAQSYNDIEIVLVNNCSTDGSLDLCLELASKDDRIIVDDLLEKGVSSARNRGIDLANGNFITFVDADDWVDLNVFEIFANLNTEYNYDLFCYSAQYHKEYKTIASYLFSDCVELFSQEQKEELQIKVLTPQSPIYSYKVNTRFAGSVWGKIYRREVLLKNNLRFATETIISEDVLFNTLALDFFHRIGYSRDCFYHYEQSACSAQNRYRPNSEKYFSFVINKIQEWIAKTGKNQNFIDAANCLFVHYLFGILKEDIFHKDNEIPLKKRFWGLKEILNLEKYSNLLKVINKDYFSLPENVLIFLMRNKYCRLLSLLLKLYL, from the coding sequence GTGGCTGTAGAAAAGACTCCTTTGGTATCAGTTGTTATTCCTGTGTATAACGCTTTTGCTACGCTTAACAAGTGTGTAGATTCTTTGAGAGCGCAAAGTTATAATGATATTGAGATTGTTTTAGTTAATAATTGTTCGACTGACGGTAGTTTAGATTTGTGCTTGGAGTTGGCTTCGAAAGATGATCGAATTATTGTCGATGATTTGTTGGAAAAAGGTGTTTCTAGTGCACGTAATAGAGGAATAGACCTTGCAAATGGTAATTTTATAACATTTGTTGATGCTGATGATTGGGTTGATTTGAACGTTTTTGAAATATTTGCAAATTTAAATACCGAGTATAATTATGATCTGTTTTGTTATTCTGCCCAGTATCATAAAGAATATAAAACGATTGCTTCATATTTGTTTAGTGATTGCGTAGAACTATTTTCTCAAGAACAAAAAGAAGAATTGCAAATTAAGGTTTTGACCCCGCAGTCGCCGATTTATAGTTATAAAGTAAATACTCGCTTTGCTGGAAGTGTGTGGGGAAAAATCTATAGGCGAGAGGTCTTGTTAAAAAATAATCTTCGCTTTGCAACAGAAACGATTATCAGTGAAGATGTCTTGTTTAATACCTTGGCTTTGGATTTTTTTCATCGAATTGGTTATTCAAGAGATTGCTTTTATCATTATGAACAGAGCGCATGTTCTGCACAAAATCGTTATCGCCCTAATAGTGAAAAGTACTTTTCTTTTGTAATTAATAAAATACAAGAGTGGATTGCTAAAACGGGAAAAAATCAGAACTTTATTGATGCTGCAAATTGTTTGTTTGTTCATTATTTATTTGGTATTTTGAAAGAGGATATCTTTCATAAAGACAATGAAATTCCGTTGAAAAAACGTTTTTGGGGATTAAAAGAAATACTGAATCTAGAAAAGTATTCTAATTTACTGAAAGTAATAAATAAAGACTATTTTTCTTTACCAGAAAATGTTTTGATTTTCTTAATGCGAAATAAGTATTGTAGACTATTGTCGCTGCTGTTGAAGCTCTATTTGTAA
- a CDS encoding PD-(D/E)XK nuclease family transposase gives MNIDDESLFETYDRINDVESARKKFEGQKYLDPRCDPAFRALLDSEDALVNFLNAILHFEGENAIHSLTYTVQQDEVFHLPEPYRVKFDIGAKTKAGKRIDVEMQKLKLNDYIDRMMIYNAFLLLRAKNDYNKEIDFQNMPDAKKKRFRYKLPEIYSIWIMDYPVQFMENVYRDEVGLYNLSSVGKESCIPISTKNKYIIVDLTKFDKSKDKLETDEDRWLYILKNAGSSSSLPEFDNPTFEDALRRIECDTASDELLIRQANMKDFLYAYSDAIDESFEKGAEQGRDKERTATALDMLADDKPIEEIVKYSHLPKEKILELQKTLATKADK, from the coding sequence ATGAATATAGATGACGAATCCTTATTCGAAACATATGACCGTATAAATGATGTTGAAAGCGCTAGAAAAAAATTTGAGGGGCAAAAATACCTGGATCCTCGATGCGATCCCGCATTTAGGGCTCTGCTTGACAGCGAAGATGCGCTCGTGAACTTTCTGAACGCAATTCTGCATTTTGAAGGCGAAAATGCGATTCATTCGCTGACTTATACCGTTCAACAGGATGAAGTTTTTCATTTGCCAGAACCATACCGTGTTAAGTTTGATATAGGAGCCAAGACCAAAGCCGGAAAGCGAATTGATGTTGAAATGCAAAAGCTCAAATTGAACGATTACATTGACCGAATGATGATATACAATGCTTTTTTGTTATTGCGAGCGAAGAACGACTACAATAAAGAAATAGACTTTCAGAATATGCCTGACGCCAAAAAGAAAAGGTTCCGCTACAAATTACCAGAAATCTATTCTATTTGGATTATGGATTACCCTGTTCAGTTTATGGAGAATGTTTATAGAGATGAAGTCGGCCTTTATAACCTGTCCAGTGTCGGCAAGGAAAGCTGCATTCCCATTTCTACGAAAAATAAGTATATTATTGTAGACCTTACCAAGTTTGACAAGTCAAAAGACAAACTCGAAACGGATGAAGACCGTTGGCTTTACATACTGAAGAATGCAGGATCTTCAAGTTCGCTACCGGAATTCGATAATCCCACTTTCGAAGATGCTCTAAGGCGAATTGAATGTGATACGGCAAGCGACGAACTCTTAATCAGGCAGGCGAATATGAAAGATTTTCTCTATGCATATAGTGATGCTATTGATGAAAGCTTCGAAAAGGGAGCAGAACAAGGGCGTGATAAAGAGCGTACGGCAACTGCGCTTGACATGCTCGCTGATGACAAGCCAATCGAAGAAATCGTAAAGTATTCGCATCTACCTAAAGAAAAAATATTGGAATTACAAAAGACGCTGGCAACTAAAGCCGATAAATAA